In the Staphylococcus sp. IVB6240 genome, one interval contains:
- the rpsC gene encoding 30S ribosomal protein S3, giving the protein MGQKINPIGLRVGVIRDWEAKWYAEKDFASLLHEDLKIRKFIDNALKDASVSHVEIERAANRINIAIHTGKPGMVIGKGGSEIEKLRNKLNQLTDKKVHINVVEIKKVDLDARLVAENIARQLENRASFRRVQKQAIGRAMKLGAKGIKTQVSGRLGGADIARAEQYSEGTVPLHTLRADIDYAHAEADTTYGKLGVKVWIYRGEVLPTKKNSEGGK; this is encoded by the coding sequence GTGGGTCAAAAAATTAATCCAATCGGACTTCGTGTTGGTGTAATTCGTGACTGGGAAGCTAAATGGTATGCTGAGAAAGACTTCGCATCACTTTTACACGAAGACTTAAAAATTCGTAAATTTATTGATAATGCATTAAAAGACGCATCAGTATCTCACGTTGAGATCGAGCGTGCTGCTAACCGCATCAACATTGCAATTCACACTGGTAAACCAGGTATGGTTATTGGTAAAGGCGGTTCAGAAATCGAAAAACTTCGTAACAAATTAAATCAATTGACTGATAAAAAAGTTCACATCAACGTTGTTGAAATCAAGAAAGTTGATCTTGATGCACGTTTAGTTGCTGAGAACATTGCACGTCAATTAGAAAACCGTGCTTCATTCCGTCGTGTTCAAAAACAAGCTATCGGAAGAGCAATGAAACTTGGTGCTAAAGGTATCAAAACTCAAGTATCAGGTCGTTTAGGTGGCGCTGACATCGCGCGTGCTGAACAATATTCAGAAGGAACTGTACCACTTCATACATTACGTGCTGACATCGATTATGCACATGCAGAAGCAGACACTACTTACGGTAAGTTAGGTGTTAAAGTATGGATTTATCGTGGTGAAGTTCTTCCTACTAAGAAAAATAGTGAAGGAGGAAAATAA
- the rplV gene encoding 50S ribosomal protein L22 produces the protein MEAKAVARTIRIAPRKVRLVLDLIRGKDVREAVAILKLTNKASSPVVEKLLMSALANAEHNYGMNTDELVVKEAYANEGPTLKRFRPRAQGRASAINKRTSHITIVVSDGKEEAKEA, from the coding sequence ATGGAAGCAAAAGCGGTTGCTAGAACTATCAGAATCGCACCTCGTAAAGTTCGATTAGTATTAGACCTAATCAGAGGTAAAGACGTAAGAGAAGCAGTAGCTATTTTAAAATTAACTAACAAAGCTTCTTCTCCAGTAGTAGAAAAATTATTAATGTCCGCTTTAGCTAATGCTGAGCACAACTATGGTATGAATACTGACGAATTAGTTGTTAAAGAAGCATATGCTAACGAAGGACCAACTTTAAAACGTTTCCGTCCACGTGCTCAAGGACGTGCAAGTGCAATTAACAAAAGAACAAGCCATATCACTATCGTAGTAAGTGATGGTAAAGAAGAAGCTAAAGAAGCTTAA
- the rpsS gene encoding 30S ribosomal protein S19: MARSIKKGPFADEHLMKKVEAQGDSQKKQVIKTWSRRSTIFPNFIGHTFAVYDGRKHVPVYVTEDMVGHKLGEFAPTRTFKGHAADDKKTRR, from the coding sequence ATGGCTCGTAGTATTAAAAAGGGACCTTTCGCCGATGAGCATTTAATGAAAAAGGTTGAAGCTCAAGGTGATAGTCAAAAGAAACAAGTAATCAAAACTTGGTCACGTCGTTCAACAATTTTCCCAAACTTTATTGGACACACATTCGCAGTATACGATGGACGTAAACACGTACCTGTATATGTAACTGAAGATATGGTTGGTCACAAATTAGGTGAATTTGCTCCAACACGTACTTTCAAAGGACATGCTGCAGACGACAAGAAAACAAGAAGATAA
- the rplB gene encoding 50S ribosomal protein L2, translated as MALKHYKPITNGRRNMTTLDFSEITESKPEKSLLQPLPKKAGRNNQGKLTVRHHGGGHKRQYRVIDFKRNKDGIAGKVDSIQYDPNRSANIALIVYADGEKRYIIAPKGLEVGQVIESGSEADIKVGNALQLKDIPVGTVIHNIELKPGRGGQIARSAGASAQVLGKEGKYVLVRLRSGEVRMILSTCRATVGQVGNLQHELVNVGKAGKSRWLGKRPTVRGSVMNPNDHPHGGGEGRAPIGRPSPMSPWGKPTLGKKTRRGKKRSDKLIVRGRKKK; from the coding sequence ATGGCTCTTAAACATTATAAGCCAATTACTAATGGTCGTCGTAATATGACTACATTAGATTTCTCTGAAATTACAGAGTCAAAACCTGAAAAGTCATTATTACAACCGCTACCGAAAAAAGCGGGTCGTAACAACCAAGGTAAATTGACAGTACGCCATCACGGTGGTGGACACAAACGTCAATACCGTGTGATTGATTTCAAACGTAATAAAGACGGAATCGCTGGTAAAGTAGATTCTATTCAATACGATCCAAACAGATCAGCAAACATTGCTTTAATCGTATATGCAGATGGTGAAAAACGTTACATCATCGCACCTAAAGGATTAGAAGTAGGTCAAGTAATTGAAAGTGGTTCAGAAGCTGACATCAAAGTTGGTAACGCACTACAATTAAAAGACATTCCTGTAGGTACAGTTATTCATAACATCGAATTAAAACCAGGCCGTGGTGGCCAAATCGCACGTTCTGCTGGTGCAAGTGCACAAGTATTAGGTAAAGAAGGTAAATACGTTCTTGTAAGACTTCGTTCTGGTGAAGTTCGTATGATTCTTTCAACTTGCCGTGCTACAGTAGGACAAGTTGGTAACCTCCAACACGAACTTGTAAACGTCGGTAAAGCCGGTAAATCAAGATGGTTAGGTAAAAGACCAACAGTTCGTGGTTCTGTAATGAACCCTAACGATCACCCACACGGTGGTGGTGAAGGCCGTGCGCCAATCGGACGTCCATCTCCAATGTCACCATGGGGTAAACCAACTCTTGGTAAGAAAACACGTCGTGGTAAGAAACGTTCAGACAAACTTATCGTACGTGGACGTAAGAAAAAATAA
- the rplW gene encoding 50S ribosomal protein L23, with protein MEARDILKRPVITEKSSEAMAEDKYTFDVDVRANKTQVKTAVEQIFDVKVDKVNIINYKPKKKRVGRYQGYTNKRRKAIVTLKEGQIDLFN; from the coding sequence ATGGAAGCAAGAGATATTCTAAAGCGCCCCGTAATCACAGAAAAATCATCTGAAGCAATGGCTGAAGATAAATACACTTTTGACGTTGATGTTCGTGCAAACAAAACACAAGTCAAAACAGCTGTAGAACAAATCTTTGATGTTAAAGTTGACAAAGTCAACATCATCAACTACAAACCTAAGAAAAAACGTGTAGGCCGTTACCAAGGTTACACAAACAAACGTCGTAAAGCGATCGTTACATTAAAAGAAGGTCAAATCGACTTATTCAACTAA
- the rplD gene encoding 50S ribosomal protein L4, with amino-acid sequence MANYDVLKVDGSKAGSVELSDAVFAIEPNNDVLFEAIQLQRASLRQGTHAVKNRSAVRGGGRKPWRQKGTGRARQGTIRAPQWRGGGVVFGPTPRSYSYKMPKKMRRLALKSALSFKVQENEFKIVDSFNLEAPKTKEFKATLTNLELPKKVLVVTLGDVNVELSARNIPGVQFTTPEGLNVLELTHADSVLITEEAAKKVEEVLG; translated from the coding sequence ATGGCAAATTATGATGTATTAAAAGTTGACGGATCTAAAGCTGGTTCAGTAGAACTTAGCGATGCAGTATTCGCAATCGAACCAAATAACGATGTTTTATTTGAAGCAATTCAATTACAACGCGCTTCATTACGCCAAGGAACACACGCGGTTAAAAACCGTTCAGCAGTTCGTGGCGGTGGACGTAAACCATGGAGACAAAAAGGTACAGGACGTGCGCGTCAAGGTACAATCCGTGCTCCACAATGGCGTGGCGGTGGTGTGGTATTCGGACCAACACCAAGAAGCTACTCATACAAAATGCCTAAGAAAATGCGTCGCTTAGCGTTGAAATCAGCACTTTCATTTAAAGTACAAGAAAATGAATTCAAAATCGTTGACAGCTTCAACTTAGAAGCACCAAAAACAAAAGAATTCAAAGCAACATTAACTAACTTAGAATTACCTAAAAAAGTTCTTGTTGTTACTCTTGGCGATGTAAATGTTGAATTATCAGCACGTAACATTCCAGGTGTACAATTCACTACACCAGAAGGCTTAAACGTATTAGAATTAACACACGCTGACAGTGTTTTAATCACTGAAGAAGCAGCTAAAAAAGTTGAGGAGGTGCTCGGATAA
- the rplC gene encoding 50S ribosomal protein L3 — translation MTKGILGRKIGMTQVFGENGDLIPVTVIEAKENVVLQKKTEEVDGYNAIQIGFENKEAYKKGSKTNKYATKPAEGHAKKAGTAPKRFIREFRNVNVDEYEVGQEVSVDTFEVGDVIDVTGTSKGKGFQGAIKRHNQARGPMSHGSHFHRAPGSVGMASDASRVFKGQKLPGRMGGNTVTVQNLEVVQVDTENSVILVKGNVPGPKKGFVQIQSAIKASK, via the coding sequence ATGACCAAAGGAATCTTAGGAAGAAAAATTGGTATGACACAAGTATTCGGTGAAAACGGGGACTTAATTCCTGTAACAGTAATCGAAGCAAAAGAAAACGTAGTATTACAAAAGAAAACTGAAGAAGTGGATGGCTACAATGCAATCCAAATCGGTTTTGAAAACAAAGAAGCATATAAAAAAGGTAGCAAAACTAACAAATATGCAACTAAACCAGCTGAAGGTCACGCTAAAAAAGCAGGCACAGCACCTAAGCGCTTCATTCGTGAATTCAGAAACGTTAATGTTGACGAATACGAAGTAGGTCAAGAAGTCTCAGTTGATACATTCGAAGTTGGAGACGTAATTGACGTAACAGGAACTTCAAAAGGTAAAGGTTTCCAAGGCGCAATCAAACGTCACAACCAAGCACGTGGACCAATGTCACACGGTTCTCATTTCCACAGAGCGCCAGGTTCTGTAGGTATGGCGTCAGACGCATCACGTGTATTTAAAGGACAAAAATTACCAGGCCGCATGGGTGGTAACACAGTAACTGTTCAAAACTTAGAAGTTGTTCAAGTAGATACGGAAAACAGCGTAATTTTAGTAAAAGGTAACGTACCTGGTCCTAAAAAAGGTTTTGTACAAATCCAATCAGCTATCAAAGCTAGTAAATAA
- the rpsJ gene encoding 30S ribosomal protein S10, whose protein sequence is MAKQKIRIRLKAYDHRVIDQSAEKIVETAKRSGADVSGPIPLPTEKSVYTIIRAVHKYKDSREQFEQRTHKRLIDIVNPTPKTVDALMGLNLPSGVDIEIKL, encoded by the coding sequence ATGGCAAAACAAAAAATCAGAATCAGATTAAAAGCTTATGACCACCGTGTCATCGATCAATCAGCAGAGAAAATCGTTGAAACTGCTAAACGTTCTGGAGCGGACGTATCAGGTCCAATCCCATTACCAACTGAAAAATCAGTGTACACAATCATCAGAGCGGTGCATAAGTACAAAGATTCACGTGAGCAATTCGAACAACGTACACACAAACGTTTAATCGATATTGTTAACCCTACACCAAAAACAGTTGACGCTTTAATGGGCTTAAACTTACCATCAGGTGTAGACATCGAAATCAAATTATAA
- a CDS encoding NCS2 family permease, whose amino-acid sequence MRRYFRFDEHQTNYKREILGGLTTFLSMAYILAVNPQVLSLAGIDGVPADQKMDQGAVFVATALAAFVGCLFMGLIARYPIALAPGMGLNAFFAFTVILTMGIPWQVGLTGVFFSGFIFAILTATGLRETIINAIPYEMKLAVSSGIGLFITFVGLQSSGIIVKNDATLVTLGKITDPPVLLAVFGIIITVILYTKKVPGAIFLGMVLTAIAGLVTQQIAPPTSVVGKVPSIAPTFGAAFEAFQDPAQLFTIQFLIVILTFLFIDFFDTAGTIVAVASQAGFMKDNKLPRAGRALFADSLATMTGAIFGTTTTTSYIESTSGVAVGARTGLASIVTGICFLLALFFSPLMAVVTSAVTTPALVVVGVLMASNLADISWKKFEVAVPAFVTIIMMPLSYSIATGIACGFIFYPITMLLTKRHKEVHPIMYALMIIFILYFVFVHG is encoded by the coding sequence GTGAGACGATATTTCCGATTTGACGAGCACCAAACCAATTACAAACGAGAAATTCTCGGTGGTCTTACAACATTCTTATCGATGGCATATATTCTTGCCGTCAACCCACAAGTTTTAAGCCTAGCAGGTATAGATGGCGTACCAGCTGATCAAAAAATGGATCAAGGCGCTGTCTTTGTAGCAACAGCACTTGCAGCATTTGTAGGTTGTTTATTCATGGGGCTTATAGCCCGTTACCCAATTGCACTTGCACCAGGTATGGGATTGAATGCATTCTTTGCATTTACAGTTATCTTAACAATGGGGATTCCATGGCAAGTCGGTTTAACAGGGGTATTCTTTTCAGGGTTTATTTTTGCAATTCTAACAGCAACAGGTCTACGAGAAACCATTATTAACGCAATTCCATATGAAATGAAACTGGCAGTATCTTCGGGGATTGGATTGTTTATTACTTTTGTCGGACTACAAAGTTCTGGAATTATCGTAAAAAATGACGCGACATTAGTGACATTAGGGAAGATTACAGATCCTCCCGTGTTATTAGCAGTATTCGGTATTATTATTACAGTTATTCTTTATACTAAAAAAGTGCCAGGCGCTATATTCTTAGGGATGGTTTTAACAGCTATTGCAGGTCTTGTAACACAACAAATTGCACCGCCAACAAGCGTTGTAGGGAAGGTCCCAAGCATCGCACCAACATTCGGGGCAGCTTTTGAAGCATTTCAAGACCCTGCACAATTATTTACGATTCAATTTTTAATCGTTATTTTAACATTTTTATTTATCGACTTTTTTGATACTGCAGGTACAATTGTAGCAGTTGCCTCTCAAGCAGGATTTATGAAAGACAATAAGTTACCGCGTGCAGGACGTGCATTATTTGCTGACTCTTTAGCAACAATGACCGGTGCTATTTTTGGTACAACTACAACAACATCTTATATTGAATCAACTTCTGGTGTTGCAGTAGGTGCGCGTACTGGACTAGCGAGTATCGTAACAGGTATTTGTTTCTTATTAGCATTATTCTTTAGCCCGTTAATGGCAGTCGTAACATCAGCAGTAACAACACCAGCACTTGTTGTGGTGGGGGTATTAATGGCTTCTAATTTAGCGGACATTAGTTGGAAGAAATTTGAAGTTGCAGTACCAGCATTTGTAACAATTATTATGATGCCTTTATCTTATTCAATTGCAACAGGTATTGCTTGTGGCTTTATCTTCTATCCGATTACAATGTTATTAACAAAACGTCACAAAGAAGTACACCCAATCATGTATGCATTGATGATTATCTTCATCTTATATTTTGTATTTGTACATGGCTAA
- a CDS encoding DNA topoisomerase III produces the protein MKALILAEKPSVGRDIAKALQVNATKQGYFENDHYIVTWALGHLVTNATPEQYDKSLQQWRMDDLPIIPKYMKTVIINKTRKQFNTVQKLMQRDDVKQIIIATDAGREGELVARLIIDKARIKKPIKRLWISSVTTKAIRDGFKNLKDGSQYHNLYQAALARSEADWIVGINATRALTTKYDAQLSLGRVQTPTIQLIHSRQEEIKHFKPQDYFTLSIQLNGIQFDYQQERRMMERAPLESLVKQLENENAEIILVEEKHKKSYPHPLFNLTDLQQAAYQRYHLGAKQTLNTLQQLYERHKLVTYPRTDSNYLTTDMVATLKERLQATMGTDYRDVAKSLMQQKFDGKARYINNQKVSDHHAIIPTEVRPNMADLSPNEQKVYLLIVQRFLEVLSPPYRYVERKVVAKAGKATFINQMHQPIELGFKQLQSNTQQQGKTVAFEKGSHLKIKDATIHAHQTTPPPYFNEGTLLKAMERPDKFFELKDKKSAQTLKVTGGIGTVATRADIIDKLYSMNAIENQNGSIKVTSKGRQILDLAPEALTSPLLTAKWEDKLLRIEKGQLKRQQFIGEMKQFTQQIIEDIKQSEQKYKHDNLTSAECPTCGKFMLRVKTKNGSMLVCQDPSCKTKKDVKTQTKARCPQCKKRLTKFGVGKKATYRCSCGFTETQEQMDKRFKNKGKDKVSKRDMKKYMKDDSLENNPFKEALKDLKG, from the coding sequence ATGAAAGCATTAATTTTAGCTGAGAAACCATCAGTAGGCCGCGATATTGCTAAGGCGCTACAAGTCAATGCAACAAAACAAGGATACTTTGAGAATGATCATTATATTGTTACATGGGCACTCGGGCATCTGGTTACCAATGCGACACCAGAACAATATGATAAATCATTGCAACAATGGCGTATGGATGACTTACCAATCATACCGAAATATATGAAAACCGTTATTATTAATAAAACGAGAAAGCAATTTAATACTGTACAAAAGTTGATGCAGAGAGACGATGTAAAGCAAATTATTATTGCCACGGATGCTGGTCGAGAAGGGGAGCTTGTGGCACGCCTTATTATTGATAAAGCACGTATTAAGAAACCCATTAAACGTTTATGGATCAGTTCTGTAACGACAAAGGCTATTCGAGATGGGTTTAAAAATCTTAAAGATGGATCGCAATATCATAATTTGTATCAAGCCGCTTTAGCTAGAAGTGAAGCGGACTGGATTGTAGGGATCAATGCTACGCGTGCACTGACAACGAAATATGATGCACAACTTTCATTAGGACGTGTACAAACGCCAACGATTCAATTGATTCATTCGCGTCAAGAAGAGATAAAACACTTTAAGCCGCAAGATTATTTCACGTTATCGATTCAGTTAAATGGTATTCAATTTGATTATCAACAAGAACGTCGCATGATGGAACGTGCGCCGTTAGAGTCGCTTGTGAAACAATTAGAGAATGAAAATGCTGAGATTATTTTAGTTGAGGAGAAACATAAGAAGTCATATCCACACCCGCTATTTAATTTAACTGATTTACAACAAGCAGCGTATCAGCGATATCATTTAGGTGCTAAACAAACATTAAATACGTTACAACAATTGTATGAACGCCATAAACTTGTGACGTATCCTCGAACAGATTCTAATTATTTAACGACGGATATGGTTGCTACATTAAAGGAACGTTTACAAGCAACGATGGGGACAGATTATCGTGATGTGGCAAAATCATTAATGCAACAGAAGTTCGATGGGAAAGCGAGATATATCAACAATCAAAAAGTATCAGATCACCATGCGATTATTCCGACTGAAGTTCGCCCCAACATGGCTGATTTATCACCGAACGAACAAAAGGTTTATTTATTGATTGTTCAGCGTTTCTTAGAAGTCTTATCACCACCGTATCGTTACGTAGAGAGAAAAGTGGTTGCTAAAGCAGGGAAAGCGACATTTATCAATCAAATGCATCAACCCATTGAATTAGGATTTAAACAACTTCAATCAAATACACAACAACAGGGAAAAACAGTTGCATTTGAGAAAGGGAGTCATCTAAAGATAAAAGATGCGACAATTCATGCGCATCAAACAACACCACCGCCTTATTTTAATGAGGGAACTTTATTGAAAGCGATGGAACGTCCTGATAAGTTCTTTGAATTGAAAGATAAGAAATCAGCGCAAACACTTAAAGTAACAGGTGGTATTGGGACAGTCGCAACACGTGCAGATATCATTGATAAATTGTACAGTATGAATGCGATAGAAAATCAAAACGGTAGCATTAAGGTAACGTCTAAAGGACGACAAATATTAGATTTGGCTCCTGAAGCACTTACATCTCCATTACTGACAGCTAAATGGGAAGATAAGCTATTGCGTATCGAAAAAGGACAATTAAAACGACAACAATTTATTGGAGAAATGAAGCAATTCACCCAACAAATTATTGAAGATATTAAACAGAGTGAGCAGAAGTATAAGCATGATAACTTAACATCTGCAGAATGTCCGACGTGCGGTAAGTTTATGCTGAGAGTAAAAACGAAAAATGGATCTATGCTTGTTTGCCAAGATCCAAGTTGCAAGACGAAAAAGGATGTTAAGACACAAACAAAAGCACGCTGTCCACAATGTAAGAAACGTCTAACTAAGTTTGGTGTTGGTAAAAAGGCGACGTACCGATGCAGTTGTGGTTTTACTGAAACGCAGGAACAAATGGATAAGCGTTTTAAAAATAAAGGGAAAGATAAAGTTTCTAAACGCGATATGAAAAAATACATGAAAGATGATTCATTGGAAAACAATCCGTTCAAAGAGGCGTTAAAAGATTTGAAAGGATAA
- a CDS encoding GNAT family N-acetyltransferase, with the protein MKTNYKQDYSHIASFIRNNLSMDQSYVHNLPMNSDEQLQTYLSNADRHHRLFTTQDDTGIKMVLICTPYAEHKYQVIGPIFRQDTSFTESDLKELFEEATAQHHRPSTYYFSFSTAHPAIKSYMKSIGAAYTFTDYHLEATHDLGASENDHLIMNYQPVYYRYFKKLHEKTFTHSAMTAKEITNELDDNHVLFLYVAEGILKGYLYLVSDNRAQRAEIKYFSSHKDYRLNGIAFDLIQHAIHHACKDGEIQTVHFKIRSKNHQLVSRFDTLGFHIKETYDKFKCHF; encoded by the coding sequence ATGAAAACGAACTATAAACAAGATTATTCTCACATTGCATCGTTTATTCGAAACAATTTATCTATGGATCAGTCCTATGTACATAATCTTCCTATGAATTCTGATGAGCAATTACAAACATATTTATCAAATGCAGATCGCCATCATCGCCTGTTCACGACACAAGATGATACAGGTATTAAAATGGTCCTCATTTGCACACCTTATGCTGAACATAAATACCAAGTGATTGGTCCTATTTTTCGCCAGGATACCTCTTTTACAGAATCAGACCTTAAAGAACTATTTGAAGAGGCTACGGCTCAACATCATCGACCTTCTACCTATTACTTTTCATTTTCAACTGCACACCCTGCCATTAAGTCTTATATGAAATCTATTGGTGCTGCTTATACATTTACCGACTATCATCTAGAAGCGACACATGACTTAGGCGCATCAGAAAATGATCATCTCATCATGAATTATCAACCTGTTTATTATCGTTATTTTAAAAAACTGCATGAAAAGACATTTACGCATTCCGCTATGACTGCCAAAGAAATTACAAACGAACTAGATGATAACCATGTTTTATTCTTGTATGTCGCAGAAGGCATTTTAAAAGGTTATTTATACCTCGTCTCAGATAACCGAGCGCAACGCGCAGAAATTAAATATTTTTCATCTCATAAAGACTATCGATTAAACGGTATTGCTTTTGATTTAATTCAACATGCCATTCATCACGCTTGTAAAGACGGTGAAATTCAAACCGTTCACTTTAAAATCAGAAGTAAGAATCATCAACTTGTTTCTCGATTTGATACACTCGGTTTTCATATCAAAGAAACCTACGATAAGTTCAAATGCCATTTCTAA
- a CDS encoding SE1832 family protein produces MDLEQQLQELKMDYVRLQGDLEKRESTAQQVDPLIKQLESIEQQIAEVRAKLQQ; encoded by the coding sequence ATGGACTTAGAACAACAACTACAAGAACTTAAAATGGATTACGTCCGCTTACAAGGTGATTTGGAAAAACGAGAATCAACAGCACAACAAGTTGATCCGCTGATTAAACAACTCGAGTCAATCGAACAACAAATTGCTGAAGTGCGTGCAAAGTTACAGCAATAA
- the mspA gene encoding membrane stabilizing protein MspA gives MITYLILLPLMYLIVAYISIFKLEMLLPKILRFLMAILLIIVVTTSLLYYPSQVWWLVAVLLMLIGNVEITAFKHHKRDAKGVQILNMMTLLILVVYIAVTIIVL, from the coding sequence ATGATCACTTATCTTATTCTCTTGCCATTGATGTATCTCATCGTAGCATATATCAGCATCTTCAAATTAGAGATGCTATTGCCTAAGATTTTACGATTTTTGATGGCAATTTTACTCATTATCGTCGTTACAACATCACTTTTATATTATCCATCACAGGTATGGTGGTTAGTAGCAGTCTTACTCATGTTGATTGGTAACGTAGAAATTACAGCATTTAAGCATCATAAAAGAGATGCAAAAGGTGTTCAAATTTTGAATATGATGACACTACTCATCTTAGTCGTCTATATTGCTGTTACCATTATCGTCTTATAA
- a CDS encoding aminotransferase class I/II-fold pyridoxal phosphate-dependent enzyme — protein sequence MAYTSILNQIPDSYFGKTMGRKVTHGPLPLINLAVGIPDADTPQRILDALSEAIVKPENQKYLAFQGRDYFKQAIVDFYQRHFNVTLDPDKEVCLFYGTKNGLVALPTCVIEPGDEVLLPDPGYTDYEAGVYLAHGKPKRLKLSPEQHYLPQWDHVDTTQTKLIYLTYPNNPTGSVATPEFFQETIDRFKGTQTKIVHDFAYQAFGFDAPNPSILAAEGAKDVAVEVFSFSKGYNMSGYRVGFAVGNAEIIANLQKYHTHTQAGMYGALQDACTVALNECDDVLQAQKEVFRKRRDIIEEKLTKHRIPHEPIKGGIFLWLECPPNMTSDAFIAYLLEELSILAAPGHPFGEEGEGYVRVSFAIDEAQLLEALERLGTLETRYHS from the coding sequence ATGGCTTATACAAGTATATTAAATCAAATTCCAGACAGTTATTTCGGTAAGACGATGGGACGTAAAGTCACACACGGGCCATTACCGTTAATTAATTTAGCAGTAGGAATACCCGATGCTGATACACCACAACGCATATTAGATGCGCTGTCAGAAGCAATTGTTAAACCTGAAAATCAAAAGTATTTAGCATTTCAAGGGAGAGATTATTTTAAACAAGCAATCGTCGACTTTTACCAACGTCACTTTAATGTCACTTTAGATCCAGATAAAGAGGTGTGCCTATTTTATGGTACAAAGAATGGGCTTGTGGCATTGCCGACGTGCGTGATTGAACCAGGAGATGAAGTTTTGTTACCTGATCCAGGATATACTGATTATGAAGCGGGTGTTTATCTTGCTCATGGTAAACCGAAACGCCTTAAGTTATCACCAGAACAACACTACTTACCACAATGGGATCACGTTGATACAACACAGACGAAGTTAATTTACTTAACATATCCTAATAATCCGACTGGTTCTGTGGCAACACCTGAATTTTTCCAAGAGACCATTGATCGATTTAAAGGTACCCAAACAAAAATTGTACATGATTTTGCTTATCAAGCATTTGGATTTGATGCACCGAATCCGAGTATATTAGCAGCAGAAGGGGCGAAAGATGTTGCAGTAGAAGTATTCTCATTTTCAAAAGGATATAATATGTCTGGATATCGTGTCGGATTTGCTGTGGGAAATGCAGAAATCATTGCGAACTTGCAGAAGTACCACACACATACACAGGCGGGAATGTACGGTGCGTTACAAGACGCGTGTACGGTTGCTTTAAATGAATGTGATGACGTATTACAAGCACAAAAAGAAGTCTTTCGTAAACGTCGAGATATCATTGAAGAAAAACTCACAAAACATCGAATACCACACGAACCGATCAAAGGTGGCATTTTCTTATGGTTAGAATGCCCGCCAAATATGACAAGTGATGCATTCATCGCATATTTATTAGAAGAACTATCTATTTTAGCGGCCCCTGGTCATCCATTTGGTGAAGAAGGGGAAGGGTATGTCCGTGTTTCATTCGCGATTGATGAGGCACAGCTTTTGGAAGCATTGGAACGACTCGGAACATTAGAAACACGCTATCATTCATAA